One Roseiconus lacunae genomic region harbors:
- a CDS encoding choice-of-anchor M domain-containing protein has product MEQLERRQLLAAELDHFLTSRHVDINVQHHLGQWELGLESEESGNEVQYSTDQALLYAGTPTATTLPSDAPLEFIGVVPGETFYLLPQSQAQNAEAVFLGVSGYGLDDSIDQYDASTESKGRIGAEPSPWAKASLSNVRHFNPDGTPGTGEFSMWQSGIFGQTVVFMSSFDDGVSNPNAFGLDTTDGISADDAVWISAGSHSHYNFGFSQPGRYEIDLRLSAYLGDDNMATANESGFSQSDPITVYFSVASVGQIQFDASSYSVDESTNTASIDVIRTGGSDGRISVDYATSDGSAVAELDYTAVSGQIVFADGQTRKTIEIPILDDATAEGDESFGVGLLTPTPVGIDHYLKESEDDVNGLLGDVASATVTIRANDGSFGVEGIDDSYLPGDTLNARVTGVTLEEGQEIQWRIRPVGTDFTGTVLSRFIPETDNADARAGQLDMQLDASYDGYEIVAAVMQDGQAIATTEWSGPISVANAVAPLSLTYSGPSPFRIGETASLVATGRELADGESLKVVINASLDHYNLWRSARGYDALDARTFAFEPPSNTIYPLALQVIRDGLVVAQSEAFEVDAQRVEFFFEGMQPVYRAGQTFSATITVDPDLGDKVTYSWAMYDDDQNPMKVAQGEEGRTFEMPLTADLDGERMYIQARVAYESGNTALVGGAYPYLTVIDNASEQLFLFSSLPDHFHQGAPVDLQLFADPGVGEGDSIVWEWRWPGMQWETLPSAEGLTHQMIAEQSMDGVEIRATLQFASPEFDPMVAGPVMIEIDDHGSAPVQQLTIAGDLSVIANHSVTLTGQLPPNVSTVLTTYLWEHKGAGESTFSPIAGQSGSTLSFPATLDDDGAEYRVSILKPDGTVAYGPSPAVSLNVISGSGVVPFALPKVVISEPGYAYNTIGADFNGDGLQDALVNGFADVTYLTEVVWAPNLGDGTFGERQTILPGTSDFIANVFPIDADQDGDLDVVVVGGDALQYHANDGNGNFGAPVSIAGAASHRDAFGGDLDGDGDVDFASITTDGIVQWFRNEGGTYVARDITTGLNGGNAMTAFDADTDGDIDLVVGSNDVKQITLLVNDGTGSFSSSVLADSDIDVRNLYPGDLDGDGLIDIVSASYFDGELAYFRNQGNNTFEKRVVDVNESGVFGGDVGDIDGDGDMDIIAAGFDDTSVSWYANDGAGSFGGRQIIAIDGSAKFSLYDAGLADFNADGQMDVITGDTVNPFAIVIHENQFGSFTNQVIAPVDGIYLEDAAVDLRVHFGVPVDVTGTPGVELQIGGQAVTAEYLSGTGTPTLTFRYVTQGDDVDLDGIALASTRVALPTGAAMTDPLGDDVDLSLPAVDLSGVVINGSAPRVANIARLDPAETAANSVRFAISFSEPVTGVTTDTFAASATDGLTGAAVTGVSGDGADYVVSVDTGSGSGALGLTNGNEGIADLEGNPLALPILGGEVYTLQRRPARTISNYFDGGHADVTINYGNNHWSIQAPDYDLEVSEVLIVGGPDSQIVAPSGDEFDFLGAAPGSDIYVLPESGAPATVPDLGISNIPRPRDAFATFANTDPRVDSTEAWLQLQMVGMRGPEGGEFSLYNSGVTEPTVWMATSDGIDESDSLFAPAGAHGHYNWAFTQPGNYEIDVFASGLLDTNGNGTFDEGIDAYTESGITTLYFQVNESGEPMPYTIAAEVQTVDVQLVPVALPSDAGVTDLPTGIDAVSVGDRYYVEVWVQDVSGQLGGIAGGHVDIEYTTDLLDALQLTNENFDVLQSGSIDDAVGLINDFGGGTLIQQQALSPQWARLGYVEVLATSAGDAEYRLLPGALPFASFADGNIDFADVDLSDIATVTHTESLQLDFAVLREPTETMGDGSVDQIPDSVSHLHEWEPFYVEVYLSNVSDLAGVETIAFDLSYDTSITTAIKFKPGPSFEFPNGLPLFDDMGGTVSNIQLIATDLGLGTTPVLLGHFLFSPTGSDGVSVDEAGDQILGPWELHLTGTAAAEVAGQEVDITTATAPETAMWGVPYDVDDSGVIDFADFAAFASAFGHTVGDAEPPFARWADFDGSGFVDYADLAYFDANLGLSIGDFELLTFSMAYPTSELASSLPPIVPELSQAALKSFSSFGPFNNGKNASDVDNSGATSPLDALLVINALASRSNARPFFLDVNNDGQISPLDALWVINRLSRSQSEQASATDEALSTFDASTSSPFSEEVEDEDLLELIAAEQQLF; this is encoded by the coding sequence TTGGAACAGCTTGAGCGGCGGCAGCTGCTTGCGGCCGAATTAGATCACTTCTTGACCTCACGACACGTTGACATCAATGTCCAACATCACTTAGGCCAGTGGGAGTTGGGATTGGAATCCGAAGAATCAGGCAACGAAGTTCAGTACTCCACCGACCAAGCGTTACTTTACGCGGGTACTCCGACGGCAACGACGCTGCCGTCCGACGCACCACTCGAATTTATCGGTGTTGTACCAGGCGAGACGTTTTATCTGCTGCCACAGTCGCAAGCTCAAAATGCTGAAGCGGTCTTCCTCGGAGTTTCCGGATACGGTCTGGATGACTCGATCGATCAATATGACGCCTCGACTGAATCCAAAGGCCGCATCGGCGCGGAACCTTCACCCTGGGCCAAAGCTTCTCTATCGAACGTGAGGCACTTCAACCCCGATGGTACGCCGGGTACGGGAGAATTCTCGATGTGGCAGTCGGGAATTTTTGGTCAAACTGTCGTCTTCATGTCTTCCTTCGATGACGGCGTTTCTAATCCGAACGCGTTTGGCCTAGACACGACCGATGGCATTTCTGCTGATGACGCGGTTTGGATTTCGGCGGGAAGCCATTCGCACTATAACTTCGGATTCTCCCAGCCTGGGCGATATGAAATCGATCTGCGGTTGTCGGCCTATCTCGGCGATGACAACATGGCGACGGCCAACGAATCCGGCTTCAGCCAGAGCGATCCGATCACCGTCTATTTTTCGGTAGCAAGCGTCGGTCAGATACAATTTGATGCGTCTAGTTACAGCGTCGACGAGTCTACGAACACGGCTTCGATTGATGTCATTCGTACCGGAGGCAGCGATGGGCGAATCAGCGTTGACTATGCCACAAGCGATGGTTCAGCTGTAGCTGAGCTCGACTACACCGCGGTGTCTGGTCAAATCGTTTTCGCTGATGGACAGACACGAAAGACGATCGAAATCCCGATCCTCGATGACGCGACCGCCGAAGGTGACGAATCATTCGGTGTCGGTTTGCTAACCCCAACGCCAGTTGGCATTGATCATTACCTCAAGGAATCCGAAGACGATGTGAATGGATTGTTGGGCGACGTCGCTTCTGCCACGGTAACGATCCGGGCCAATGATGGGTCATTCGGTGTCGAAGGGATTGACGATTCTTACCTACCTGGCGACACCCTGAATGCCCGTGTCACGGGTGTGACTCTCGAAGAGGGGCAAGAGATTCAGTGGCGGATTCGCCCCGTAGGAACTGACTTCACGGGAACCGTCCTGAGCCGATTTATTCCAGAAACCGATAACGCGGATGCCCGCGCCGGCCAACTCGACATGCAACTCGACGCGTCCTACGACGGCTATGAAATCGTCGCTGCGGTCATGCAGGATGGTCAGGCGATCGCGACCACCGAGTGGTCGGGGCCGATCTCGGTGGCCAATGCGGTCGCCCCACTTTCACTGACGTACAGCGGACCGTCGCCGTTTCGCATCGGTGAAACAGCTTCGTTAGTCGCTACGGGCCGAGAACTTGCCGACGGGGAAAGTCTCAAGGTTGTGATCAATGCTTCCCTTGACCACTACAACCTATGGAGATCGGCGCGCGGTTACGACGCTCTTGATGCGCGCACGTTTGCCTTTGAGCCGCCAAGCAACACGATCTACCCGTTGGCTCTTCAAGTGATTCGCGATGGTCTCGTTGTGGCGCAATCCGAAGCGTTTGAGGTGGACGCGCAACGAGTCGAGTTTTTCTTTGAAGGAATGCAACCGGTTTATCGTGCCGGCCAAACCTTCAGTGCCACGATCACAGTCGATCCCGACTTGGGTGACAAGGTGACGTATTCGTGGGCGATGTATGACGACGACCAGAACCCGATGAAAGTTGCTCAGGGGGAAGAAGGGCGCACGTTTGAAATGCCGCTCACGGCCGACTTGGACGGCGAGCGGATGTACATCCAGGCGAGAGTGGCTTATGAGAGTGGCAACACCGCGCTTGTCGGTGGAGCCTATCCTTATCTCACGGTGATCGACAACGCGTCGGAACAACTGTTCTTATTTAGTTCCCTCCCCGATCACTTCCATCAAGGGGCACCGGTCGATCTTCAGCTATTCGCCGACCCGGGGGTTGGCGAGGGAGATTCGATTGTGTGGGAGTGGCGTTGGCCGGGCATGCAATGGGAAACGCTACCGAGTGCCGAAGGGCTAACCCATCAAATGATTGCCGAGCAATCGATGGACGGTGTGGAAATCCGAGCCACGCTTCAATTCGCAAGTCCTGAATTCGATCCGATGGTCGCCGGACCGGTAATGATCGAGATCGATGATCACGGCAGTGCTCCGGTGCAGCAACTGACGATCGCGGGTGATCTTTCGGTCATCGCTAACCATTCAGTGACCTTGACCGGTCAGCTGCCGCCCAATGTCAGTACCGTCCTCACCACTTATCTTTGGGAACATAAAGGCGCCGGCGAATCGACATTTTCGCCTATCGCTGGTCAAAGCGGCAGCACGCTGTCGTTCCCGGCGACCTTGGATGACGACGGAGCCGAATATCGCGTCTCGATCCTGAAGCCAGACGGAACAGTCGCCTATGGCCCGTCCCCGGCGGTGTCACTGAACGTGATCTCCGGTAGCGGCGTGGTGCCTTTTGCGTTGCCTAAGGTTGTCATCTCGGAACCCGGTTATGCGTACAATACGATCGGAGCCGACTTCAACGGTGATGGACTGCAGGATGCTCTAGTCAACGGCTTCGCTGACGTCACCTATCTTACCGAGGTCGTTTGGGCACCTAATTTGGGTGATGGGACGTTTGGGGAAAGGCAAACGATCTTGCCCGGAACATCTGATTTCATTGCCAACGTTTTTCCCATTGATGCGGACCAGGACGGCGATTTGGACGTTGTCGTTGTCGGGGGCGATGCCCTTCAATACCACGCGAACGATGGGAATGGGAACTTCGGCGCGCCGGTCTCGATCGCTGGTGCCGCCAGCCACCGGGACGCGTTCGGCGGCGATCTGGACGGCGATGGCGATGTCGATTTTGCCTCGATTACCACCGATGGCATCGTTCAATGGTTCCGAAACGAGGGCGGTACCTATGTTGCTCGAGACATCACCACCGGCCTGAATGGCGGTAACGCCATGACCGCCTTCGACGCGGACACCGATGGAGATATCGACTTGGTGGTCGGCTCCAACGATGTCAAGCAAATCACGCTGCTCGTCAACGATGGTACCGGTAGCTTCAGCAGTTCGGTTTTGGCTGATAGCGACATTGACGTTCGCAACCTCTACCCCGGGGATCTCGACGGGGACGGATTGATCGACATCGTTTCGGCGTCGTACTTCGACGGCGAGTTGGCGTACTTCCGAAACCAGGGTAACAACACGTTTGAAAAGCGTGTGGTGGACGTCAACGAGTCCGGCGTGTTCGGCGGTGACGTCGGCGACATCGACGGTGATGGCGACATGGACATCATTGCCGCAGGCTTCGACGATACATCAGTGTCGTGGTACGCCAACGATGGGGCGGGATCGTTTGGCGGCCGCCAGATCATTGCCATCGACGGTTCGGCAAAATTTTCGCTCTACGACGCCGGGCTGGCCGATTTCAACGCCGACGGTCAAATGGACGTGATCACCGGCGACACCGTGAACCCGTTCGCGATTGTGATTCACGAGAATCAGTTCGGCTCCTTCACCAACCAAGTGATCGCACCGGTCGACGGCATTTATCTCGAAGACGCGGCGGTCGATTTGCGCGTTCACTTTGGCGTCCCTGTCGATGTGACTGGCACACCAGGGGTCGAGTTGCAGATCGGTGGTCAAGCAGTGACGGCGGAGTATCTGTCGGGAACCGGCACGCCCACGCTGACATTCCGTTATGTGACCCAGGGAGATGATGTTGATTTGGATGGCATTGCGTTAGCTTCGACGAGGGTGGCTTTGCCAACCGGCGCGGCGATGACCGATCCGCTTGGCGATGACGTGGACCTGAGTTTGCCCGCTGTGGATCTAAGCGGCGTGGTGATCAACGGGTCGGCACCACGTGTTGCCAACATCGCTCGACTGGATCCGGCCGAGACCGCCGCCAATTCCGTTCGCTTTGCAATCTCGTTTAGCGAACCGGTCACGGGCGTGACCACGGACACCTTCGCAGCGAGCGCCACCGATGGTTTGACGGGCGCTGCGGTCACCGGTGTCAGTGGCGATGGGGCCGACTACGTCGTGTCGGTCGACACCGGCAGCGGTAGCGGAGCATTGGGTCTGACCAACGGAAACGAGGGGATCGCTGACCTGGAGGGCAATCCACTGGCGCTACCTATCCTCGGTGGCGAGGTGTACACGTTGCAGCGTCGCCCAGCGCGGACGATCAGCAACTACTTCGACGGCGGACACGCCGACGTCACGATCAACTACGGCAACAACCACTGGAGTATCCAAGCGCCGGATTACGACCTGGAAGTCAGTGAGGTTCTGATTGTCGGTGGCCCGGACAGTCAGATAGTTGCCCCGAGCGGCGACGAGTTTGACTTCTTGGGAGCGGCGCCGGGAAGCGACATTTACGTGCTGCCGGAGAGTGGTGCCCCGGCGACCGTGCCCGACTTGGGGATCAGCAACATTCCTAGGCCAAGAGACGCTTTCGCGACTTTTGCCAACACCGATCCGCGGGTCGATTCGACCGAAGCGTGGTTGCAATTGCAAATGGTCGGGATGCGAGGTCCGGAGGGTGGTGAGTTTAGCCTATACAACTCCGGGGTGACCGAACCGACGGTCTGGATGGCCACGAGCGATGGCATCGACGAATCGGACAGTTTGTTCGCGCCAGCGGGAGCCCACGGTCATTACAACTGGGCGTTCACTCAGCCGGGTAACTACGAGATTGACGTCTTCGCCAGTGGGTTGCTGGACACCAACGGCAACGGAACATTCGACGAAGGCATCGATGCCTACACCGAAAGCGGCATCACAACGCTGTACTTCCAAGTCAACGAATCGGGCGAGCCGATGCCCTACACGATCGCGGCGGAGGTTCAGACGGTTGACGTGCAACTGGTACCGGTCGCACTACCTTCCGACGCCGGCGTCACCGACCTGCCTACCGGTATCGACGCCGTCTCGGTCGGTGATCGCTACTATGTCGAAGTTTGGGTTCAAGACGTGAGCGGACAGTTGGGTGGGATCGCTGGCGGCCATGTTGACATTGAATACACCACCGATTTGCTGGACGCGTTGCAACTAACAAACGAAAACTTCGATGTGCTGCAATCTGGCTCGATCGACGATGCGGTTGGGTTAATCAATGACTTTGGCGGCGGAACTCTGATCCAACAACAAGCGCTCTCACCGCAGTGGGCTCGCCTTGGCTATGTCGAAGTCCTCGCTACCAGTGCCGGTGATGCGGAATATCGCTTACTCCCGGGTGCACTACCGTTTGCGAGCTTCGCCGACGGAAACATCGATTTTGCAGACGTCGACTTGAGTGACATAGCGACGGTCACGCACACCGAGTCTTTGCAACTTGATTTTGCAGTTTTACGAGAACCCACCGAGACGATGGGCGATGGCAGTGTCGACCAAATTCCCGATTCGGTTTCACACCTTCACGAATGGGAACCGTTCTACGTCGAAGTTTATTTGTCGAATGTCTCCGACCTTGCCGGAGTGGAGACGATTGCGTTCGACCTGAGCTACGACACGTCGATCACGACAGCGATAAAATTCAAACCGGGGCCGTCATTTGAGTTTCCGAATGGACTTCCGCTATTCGATGACATGGGCGGCACGGTGTCAAATATCCAGTTGATCGCAACGGATCTTGGTCTTGGCACGACGCCGGTGCTTCTCGGGCATTTCTTGTTTAGTCCGACTGGCTCGGACGGTGTCTCGGTGGACGAAGCAGGGGATCAGATCCTTGGGCCATGGGAACTCCATTTGACGGGAACCGCGGCCGCCGAAGTAGCGGGCCAGGAGGTCGACATCACGACCGCGACGGCGCCGGAAACTGCGATGTGGGGGGTGCCTTACGATGTGGACGACAGTGGCGTCATTGACTTCGCTGATTTCGCAGCGTTTGCCTCGGCCTTCGGTCATACCGTGGGCGATGCAGAACCTCCGTTTGCTCGCTGGGCTGACTTTGACGGCAGTGGTTTCGTTGACTATGCCGACCTTGCTTACTTCGACGCGAACCTCGGACTTTCGATCGGCGATTTCGAACTGCTGACGTTCAGCATGGCTTATCCGACCTCTGAACTTGCTTCGTCGTTGCCGCCAATCGTCCCCGAACTTTCACAAGCGGCACTGAAATCATTCTCTAGCTTTGGCCCGTTCAACAATGGGAAAAACGCTTCTGATGTCGACAACAGTGGTGCGACCTCACCTCTTGACGCGTTACTCGTCATCAATGCGTTAGCGTCACGATCGAATGCGCGTCCGTTTTTCCTGGACGTCAATAACGATGGCCAAATCTCACCGCTGGATGCGTTGTGGGTAATCAATCGATTGAGTCGTTCTCAATCTGAGCAAGCATCTGCGACGGACGAGGCACTCAGCACGTTCGATGCGTCCACGTCATCTCCGTTTTCAGAAGAGGTTGAAGACGAAGACTTGCTTGAGTTGATTGCTGCCGAACAACAGCTCTTTTAG
- a CDS encoding GTP-binding protein: MAITNKLPVTVLSGFLGAGKTTLLNHVLTNRAGLRVAVIVNDMSEVNIDAQLVAGGDAALSRTDEKLVEMTNGCICCTLREDLLLEVANLAREGRFDYLLIESTGISEPAPVADTFTFAIGNGVALSEIAELDTMVTVVDAANFLDDLRIGNDLHSVGQAADENDPRTVADLLTEQVEFANVIVFNKTDLVDKDTLGSLEAFVEQLNPHALKLRSSFGNVEPTRIMGTGRFDFEVAKQSKGWQLTLRDDGASEVEEYGVNSFVYRARRPFHPRRFFDRLSQDWRGVLRSKGFFWLASRLGKIGIWSQAGRVARLDFGGFWWAAIPREHWPDVDSIRAEIKRRWNDEVGDCRQELVFIGIGMDELELYDSLQACLLTDAEMAAGIESWKTLDDPFPLWNITLDDVLAASTAP, from the coding sequence ATGGCCATCACGAACAAACTCCCCGTCACTGTCCTTTCTGGATTCCTTGGCGCGGGGAAAACCACGCTTCTCAATCATGTGCTGACTAACCGCGCCGGATTGCGTGTCGCGGTGATCGTCAACGACATGAGCGAAGTCAATATTGACGCCCAGTTGGTTGCCGGCGGAGACGCCGCCTTGAGCCGGACCGACGAGAAACTGGTGGAGATGACCAACGGTTGTATCTGCTGCACCCTCCGTGAAGACCTGCTACTGGAAGTAGCGAATCTGGCCAGGGAAGGCCGTTTCGATTATTTGCTCATCGAATCGACCGGGATTTCAGAACCCGCACCGGTCGCAGACACCTTCACATTTGCGATTGGGAACGGAGTCGCCCTTTCAGAGATCGCGGAACTGGACACGATGGTCACCGTCGTCGACGCCGCTAACTTCTTGGACGATCTTCGCATCGGAAATGATCTCCACAGCGTCGGACAAGCCGCCGACGAAAACGACCCACGAACTGTCGCTGACCTGCTAACCGAACAAGTGGAGTTCGCAAATGTCATCGTCTTTAATAAGACCGATTTGGTCGATAAGGATACCCTCGGTTCACTCGAGGCTTTCGTCGAACAACTGAACCCTCATGCGTTAAAACTCCGTTCTTCGTTTGGCAACGTCGAACCGACGAGAATCATGGGGACGGGACGATTCGATTTCGAGGTCGCAAAACAGAGCAAGGGATGGCAGCTAACTCTCCGCGATGACGGCGCCAGCGAAGTCGAAGAATACGGCGTAAATAGCTTCGTTTACCGCGCCCGTCGCCCGTTTCATCCACGGCGTTTCTTCGATCGCCTAAGCCAAGACTGGAGAGGTGTGCTTCGCAGCAAAGGCTTTTTCTGGTTGGCCAGTCGGCTCGGTAAGATCGGTATCTGGTCGCAAGCCGGCCGCGTCGCTCGACTCGACTTCGGCGGATTCTGGTGGGCGGCGATCCCCAGAGAACATTGGCCGGATGTCGACTCGATTCGAGCTGAAATCAAACGACGATGGAACGACGAAGTCGGAGACTGTCGCCAAGAGCTGGTCTTTATCGGAATCGGAATGGACGAGCTCGAACTCTACGATTCGCTTCAAGCATGCCTACTTACAGATGCCGAGATGGCTGCCGGGATCGAGTCATGGAAAACGTTGGACGATCCGTTCCCTCTGTGGAACATCACACTCGACGATGTCCTTGCCGCTTCGACGGCTCCGTAG
- a CDS encoding thioredoxin domain-containing protein: MRHPMISDLDRFIGRARAIIATGLFTVAVGCGVPPGSQSEIDSIESLPVVSGSELQTYLQSSDSPVLVEFGVDFNCSRCVQTKSDVVRLRESLKGTVDVIRVDFNTNVQLVSQLGGSICPTYVLFDQQTPVLTRSFPVSIDLLEGEILRQSETQQ, from the coding sequence ATGAGACACCCCATGATCAGTGACTTGGACAGGTTTATTGGGAGAGCACGAGCGATCATTGCGACTGGGTTATTCACCGTAGCCGTCGGTTGTGGCGTTCCGCCGGGGAGTCAATCTGAGATCGATTCGATCGAAAGTCTTCCGGTTGTCAGCGGAAGCGAACTACAGACATACCTTCAATCGAGCGATTCACCGGTACTTGTCGAGTTCGGTGTCGACTTCAATTGCTCTCGGTGTGTGCAAACCAAAAGCGACGTCGTACGGTTGCGTGAATCACTCAAAGGCACGGTCGATGTCATCCGTGTCGACTTCAATACCAACGTGCAGTTGGTGTCGCAACTCGGTGGTTCGATTTGCCCCACATACGTGCTTTTCGATCAACAAACGCCCGTCCTTACTCGCAGTTTCCCGGTATCGATCGATCTACTTGAGGGAGAAATCCTTAGGCAGTCTGAAACGCAGCAGTAA